Sequence from the Dysidea avara chromosome 5, odDysAvar1.4, whole genome shotgun sequence genome:
TGTTCAATCAGCTACTACCAGTAacactgtgctagttggtgaAGACACTGACCTCATTGTCCTGCTCTGCTACCATGCAAGACTTGATTCCCATGACCTCTTCTTTCGTCCTGAGccaaaaaaaacacaaaaaagCTTCGTGTCTGGAATATCAGAACCACAAAAGAAAAGCTTGGTCAAGACATCTGCAACAACATCCTCTTCATCCATGCTATTCTTGGGTGTGACACAACATCACGTCTCTACGGGGTTGGAAAGGGGACATCCCTTAGCAAGTTCAAAGCAAGCAGTATGTTCCGTGAGCAGGCAAAGGTGTTCCATTCTAATTCAGCTTCCACACATGATGTGATAGATGCAGGAGAGAAAGCTCTAGTACTAGTCTACAATGGAATGTCAACTGACACATTGGATTCCCTCCGACATAAACGATTCTGTGAAAAAGTAGCTTCAAAAACATCCCATGTAAAACCACAATCATTGCCACCAACTTCAGCAGCAGCAAAGTACCACAGCCTTCGCGTGTACCTTCAAGTTCAAGAATGGAAAGGATCAGCTGCAGAACTTAATCCCATAGACTGGGGATGGCAGGAGTGTGAAGAGGGATTTGTGCCACTTCAAACATCACTACCTCCTGCTCCTGAACATCTGCTACGGGTGATTAGATGCAACTGCCAGACTGACTGCAGTACATTAAGATGCTCATGCAAGAAACACAACATTGAGTGTACTCTCGCTTGTGGTAACTGCAAGAGAACTGGGTGCACAAACACATCttatgataatgataatgaacCTGTTGAGTAGTTATACACAGACTGACATTTGCTACAATCTCTTTGATTGATATCACCtgtattaattatattattttgataATAACTTGTTAACACATTATCCTAGAGTGATAATTTTAGTACCAAAAGATTTGTCTTTGCAAGAGCTTTTTAATGGTATGTTAAGTTTTGATACAGGTAGCATCCTAGCTGAGATATAACAATAAATACTGTGAAACCATAAAAGCGTTAAGAAGCAAAAAAAGTGGGTTTATGTTTCAGTGATTTTCACATTGTTCCCCCACgaggattccttaggactttttttctgtcaatgaggacataataaggaaacaaaatctattgagtttgcttttgttgcaattagtttaaggttCACTCACATATTGACTGTACtatagtgacattgacagttgcaagcatttatgaccacatgctaaccagactttgctgactatacctatggtgttccactttatgatacactgctgctagcaggctacacctaggctttccagggctagagcccagtctaagtcctggaAATTGGAACTttatatgccagtttaaagtactcctgcatgggtaatgactgccaaatccctggtaatcatgtaagactggctatgtcactggccactagtagtgacattgtgatttgtacatgtagacaccggcataggaagacttttcggTCAAGCCTAGTCATCtcctcctatttagcttgattaacaCTAACTCACACGGTTGCTGCTACATGCAGCCTTGTTCATacgtgcatttatacaaaggtagtgtcatcgctacaataacagcactacagctacagtgtatagctatctcttcactacctattctgctagacaactctacacctataattcacatgcttgatgtatgcatcgttatatcacatgaaaatttatcttctcttttgaaaaaaaattggactctactgtagtgctgagcgatagtaaaaattttactatcacgatagttcctcattaaatatcgcgatagtgaatactatcccgatagtttatgaaacactttgctcttaacaaagtcttagttgtatagctatgatttgcagtaatatagaaagttattttgcatgtacaggacatttgttaattaactgtgTGGGCAGCcgatgaatatggacttttggtaaagcttttacaggcaactcctttgtaagaaagctggtaatgccaactgtaaaacagtatagaagggttgttaataccattttaatgcagatctgagcttatcataactatcacgatagtgatatccctactatcgcgataacgatagtgatttactatcgcgatatatcgcactatcgatactattgctcagtcCTACTCTActggaattataacactaacagttaccattcttataacttgtatcatggagtttcattcttgtccttctgttagaataaacacctaagacatcttgttcttcttcaagtctcctgtgtcgtcatcaacactgtctcctgtatgataggtacacaatcagtaattcttctgacaggtagctagctcatatagcagtgtgttttcagcaatggcacaAAGTATGACGATGATTGCTGAAACACTGAGtgtagactaggaattaatatatcctgccttatattttgtgcatgtacaaatcaggatgaaaatacagtctttacatagattacaaaattaatattgcataagatatctagttaatgttagcttactacactaatgtgccaaataacttataatccataaatggatttggaaatagtacacaaactagacatattaaaaatttaaaataagaaatagggatcgctgaaaaaagccacgaaacaagaagggatcgctggggtggtaatgtaaaccacaaatccctattttggctCTAAataaatgctccatttgagtataaagagtcaaaatagggatttgtggtttacattaccaccccagcgatcccttcttgtttcgtggcttttttcagcgatcactatttcttattttaaatttttaatatgtctagtacaTAAAAGCAATGACTTGACTAGTATGCATTTTCCTTAATACAGgtacacagtggcggatctaggaatttataaagggggtttccagtttcgAAGGTGGACATATTATATACACTGACATGGGTGACTGTGCTTGTGCTAAGGTGGTCTGGGGGCATGGCCCCCAGACCACCTTAGCTTAGATGCTTAGACCCCCTTAATTTAGATGCTCTGAGACAACAATTTTAGTGTGAAATTATCTgtaaataaatattttacaGAGTCAATTTATGGAGTGCTGAGCATGCGAATCACTAATTATAGGCATACGctgcaataattaattaaaatacttAACTGTTGtgtaatcatttttcaaaggggatTTCCGTGGAAACCTGAACTGTAGGTACACATTTAAAGATACTTTAATAgggcagtcaaccactctaataccTCAAGTAgacatgattttaaaaattcagGCAAACTTGTTGCCAAATTTAGAAGGCtggattttcaaaatttcttgtgAAAGTAGGCCCCATGCATGTACTTCTCACAGTGTATTTACCATTGTTCTTATCTCCCCTACTTAAGTTATTCCCCTAACTGTGTAGCATAAAAGTACAGGCAATCCTAATCTAAGCAGTTGAAACATATTTTCAATTAAGGAAGATTGactattgattgattgattaaacTCCACCAATTGCCCAAGGCCAATCCTTGTTTAGAAGAGACATACAATAGAACATCACACAAAAGACAGGTGCTGATATGTCTACTGAACCACCCCTAATCATTACGGACAAACGGCTAAAAGTAACACTGTGGATTGTCTATTTATGCATGACTTGTGGTTGCAGTTAAATCGGAGTAAAAGCTATGGAATTACAACCAAAAAATACAAGCTCTTTCTCTTCTATCCTGCTTTGCTATTAATGTAGGGATTACACTAGAACAAAATGGAGTTCCTAAACAGCTGATATTAATAACCAAAATGCAAAATATCATCACAGAAGAATCTTAGTGTAATAAATCTATTATTAGAAAATAGTAACAGAAGCACCAATTAAGTTGCTGTTTCTAAAATCCAGGCATCACCCCCTGCTATAAAATCAGAGTAGAAATTTAAAATTTCGCTCTACAAAGCCTTGAGTCTGCTCTTTGTATGCTTATACAAGAGGGATATCCCTTTCAATAAGAAGAGGTATGTAGTTTCTTGTAGCCAACGCTATATACTATTATTCGTACCGTCAGTCTGTTCACATGCATTCAGAAGTCAGTTTCACCTGTATTACGAATGGCATGAAGCTGAAGCATATGCCTCAGAGTAAAGCTTACCAGCCAGTATAAGGTTAATGCAGGAGGGTTTACCAAGCACTCTCACTGGCTGATTTTAAATTAAGCTTTTAAGCTGTGCAAGTACTGAAAAGAattatgtgtacacacacaattTTCAGAAAACAAATTTAGGAAACCAAGCATGCCTGCAACCAGCCAAGCATGCCTGCAACCAGCCAAGCATGCCCATGTGGTCAGTGAGTGTGTGACTGATTTAAAAACACCACAACATGATCTCTGTGGTATGCCATATCGCACAGCCTCCATTctatgcaacacacacacatggcatGTGCACTTTGGAGTCCCCAAAATGTCCACTTTTTACACTTTGAATTACCTCTCTTATTCTCCTTGTAACAAGTTAAACAATTAATGGAGAGAGATAATCTGTGTGTGCTTGCCGTGTAGGAACATTGCAGATAGCAAGTGGTTAAAGGCTATGTACCATGTGTGCAAAACACCTAGCTCACCCCTAGGTCTACAGGAGACTACATTGAAATGAATATATACAAACCAATTACATTAATATGTGAATAAAATCAATAATTAAGGTATGGGATTTTGAATGATGGGAAGAAATTCACAGACATTgaagggagtcttgtgtggCAGACTTGAATCCATTCCAAATGTAGCTCTTCCATCCCAAGATTAGCTTGGGATATGATAGTGCAGGATTGTTCGTACGGCTTCAGAAATCCCTGTGAATTCAAATTTAGGAACCCTCGGGTATTTGCCCTCAAGCCTCATGCTATCGTGAGCCACAATCTGTGGCTGATCACATCACTAGTGCTATAGCATAATTCTGTAGGAGAACCATAGAACCTTGCACACccaccaaaacaaccaccataatTGGACGGCCGTCGACAAGTGAAAATATCAGCTTGAGACAAATAGTTGTTTGTGGTTCTATTAATTATCAACTAATGTGAACTACCAGGGGCGTATCAAACTATGTGCTAAGTTCAACGCTTttctcacaaagtgcacaaaatcaTCATATTTGTGTGCTATGCTGCCTACTataattatcaaacagtacgtagtaccgtttaagtagggaccaCCCTGAAAATGTCGcacgccacccaaaattccacctttaaaaatcatcctagagacattttacgcagcaaaaatcatctttacgGAATAGCACTAGTCCACGTAATATAAAaactataacaaaacacttgcaggtggccggatatagaattttaaaaaaatcgacaaaactcaaattttaggccactccaaatgagagtgtagtttcccgtcctccgcCCGCATCATGTCTTGGCACCCACATTGCATGTCCTTATTGTCATTATGtttccaaaaccacttcctgtgctgctttctggaaacttctcatggagccttttattttgcattgctatgAAACCTAAAAATAAATGGTTCTGGTGGTTGTTAGCTTGCAAAGAAGCCCTTTTCATGACCTTGAAATCctctcaagatcgagatactctaatagagcagtcacatctttaataatgaataatgataataagcctcccACCTGCACCGAATAATGAAAACATCAGGACGGGAATCTTATTTGGAATGGccttagtctcactgcctcactcactgaccacggTCACAAGgttagaggccaaatgaagcagcgcatggccaccattttatgccacaacaacaaactcaccagagggatgtgtcttttggggttccaatgagtgtaggccctctgcaccttgtcttttcttttatcttcaatcaggctgcttgtcttcttcttcatccaacaaaaccatatcgaggcattaattttccgtatcaacactttctttcagcaacataatacagacgccacagaattattacttagcagcaaacaaaatgacttcatcctttattggtctagctagctgcacacctcttggctgactcgagatatactctaatacaacagtcatgtatgatattctaatagaacagtcacaatttacattgtagctatatagctgtgctacaacaaaaaaactaaacaaattagtatttttaaaaattgtaaatttaaaagtgaagtagggatctatgcagcaaaaagtagtgaaacaatagatgaattatggcattacagcatagctcagtgggaaagtccccaTTTTGGCACATTagatataacaattattttgctcaataccaaagtagggacttttccactgagctatgctttAATACCATAATTtatctcttgcttcactactttttgctgcatagatccctatttcatttttattttttaaaaactaGTCTTTATATATACACTAAAGCCTATATAAATATTACAGATTGTTTTAAACCTGTTCTTCAATATAATTAGGCATATTCTGTTTAGTTGCATGTTTCAAATTCTACAGTTTATTTGCTTTGGATTCTATTCAAAGCAAATTTATTATAAATCTTACCATACAAGTCACTACTGTTCCTTCCTTCTCCAGCAATATTGCTTACAACACATGTATAAGTTCCCCCAAGGAGGTAAGTTACATTGTTCACTGTCAACTGGCTATCATTGATCACAATGGCATCATTGTTTGGTGTAGCATCATTGTACAACCAGGTGTAATTGAGGTTGGAACCGGCATCCGATTGACATGTAAATGTGACATTAGTAAAGTGATCCACTGCCGGATTTTTAGGAGTAACCTCAACAGTGCCATTTGGAGACGATACTGTGAAAAAGAGGATGACGTGAGTAACATATACACGCactcacataattatattcacaTTTAACATAGCACGGATTAACAATATTCTAGAACACTTTGTCAGGAAATGTGTGTAaccagtgttgttttagtactgcACAATCATTTTCTAGTtatagtacagtaggacctccattatccgaactcctgtgtgccagttcaaccataaaagtgttcagataagtgaatttttttggataaatgaagcctattcatttatatagagagttctgttcaactactctaatagaacatacactactctaatagaacgttcacctaatgacgaaatactctaatagagtagtcacttatactgtttggataattgaacATTTGGAGAATCGAgattcggataatcaaggtcctactgtactcaattttaaaagcatttgTTGTTAGTATTAGATCTAGTGCCCCCAATAGTACCACCTGTTTACAGGAGTTTTTGT
This genomic interval carries:
- the LOC136256289 gene encoding HEPACAM family member 2-like; its protein translation is MDNVFGILLHVVRLHKDQSLLLIIDDVSSPNGTVEVTPKNPAVDHFTNVTFTCQSDAGSNLNYTWLYNDATPNNDAIVINDSQLTVNNVTYLLGGTYTCVVSNIAGEGRNSSDLYGDSVDDDTGDLKKNKMS